Within Celeribacter marinus, the genomic segment CTACATTTCTCACAAGCTGGAAGAAATTCGCGCGCTGTGTGACGAGGCCACAATCCTACGCTTGGGCAAGGTCGTGGGCGATTGCGACCCAAAGACGACGACCGCACGCGAAATGGCCGAACTCATGGTCGGCGAAACGCTCCACACCCCAACGCGCGAAGGTGGCGAAACCGGCGAGATTTTGTTGGATGTGCGCGCCCTTGATTTCGCGCCTGCCAACCCGTTTGGCACTCGCCTCAAAGACGTGTCGTTTCAGGTGCGCTCTGGCGAGATTTTGGGTATCGGCGGTGTTGCGGGCAATGGTCAGGACGAGCTTTTGTCGGTGTTGTCCGGTGAGGCAAAAACTGCGACTGGTCGCGTCTTTTTTGAGGGACAGGACATCGGTCGCATGGGACCAAACGCGCGCCGTGGCCTTGGCATTTTAGCGGCTCCTGAGGAACGGCTTGGACATGCCGCGGCCCCGAATATGAGCCTGACCGAGAACGCCCTATTGACGGCGAATGTACGCAAATCTTTGACCAAAAACGGTTTCATCAACTGGCAAAAAGCAGACGCCTTTGCGCGCGATATCATTGCCGCCTTTGATGTGCGCAGCTCTGGCCCTGCGGCGGCGGCCCGCTCGCTCTCTGGCGGGAACCTACAAAAGTTCGTTATTGGCCGCGAAGTTCTTCAAGACCCGAAAATCTTTGTGGTCAATCAGCCGACATGGGGCGTTGACGCCTCTGCCGCCGCCCAAATTCGCCAGTCGCTTTTGGATCTCGCAGCAGGGGGCGCGGCGGTCGTGTGCATCAGTCAAGATCTCGATGAGCTGATGGAAATTTCAGACCATTTTGCCGCGTTGAACGAGGGACGCCTTAGCCCGCCGCGCATAGCCAAAGGCCTCTCAATCGATGAAATCGGCCTGATGATGGGCGGCGCCCACGACATGGAAGTGGCGGACATATGATTACCCTGATCAAACGGCCACAACCGTCAAAGCTATGGACTTTTGCGACACCTGTTCTGGCGGTCGCCATCACAATGGTTTTGGGCGGACTGTTGTTTGCGCTTATGGGAAAAGACCCGTTTGAGGCGATACGTACTATCTTCTGGGATCCGCTTTTTCACGAGCAATTCGCGGCTTACTCTCGCCCTCAACTCTTGGTCAAAGCCGGTCCACTTATCTTGATCGCAATCGGGTTGTCCCTTGGCTTCAAGGCAGGGATTTGGAACATCGGCGCCGAAGGACAGTACATCATGGGGGCGCTTGCGGGTGCAGCCACGGGTCTTGCGCTTTACCCGATGGACGCTTGGTTCATTTTTCCGTTGATGGTCATTGCCGGCGCTTTGGGTGGCTTTTTATGGGCCATGATCCCTGCTCTATTGAAGACACGGTTTAATACGAACGAGATCCTCGTCTCTTTGATGCTTGTCTATGTTGCGGAGCAGCTTTTGGCCTCTGCATCGCTGTCATGGCTGCGCAATCCAGAGGGCAACGGCTTTCCGGGGTCTCGCAACCTGTCAAAAATCGAGGCCATGTCCAACCCCGAACTGTTCGCGGGCACAGGCGTTCACTGGGGCGTTGTTGCAGCCCTCGCCGCCGTAATCGCGGCTTATGTTTTGATCAACAAACACATGCTTGGCTTTCAAATCAAGCTAAGCGGTGAAAGCTCGCGTGCCGCCGGATTTGCCGGCGTCAACTCCGCCCGCCTCATTCTGTTTTGCCTTGGCACAGCGGGTGCGCTTGCCGGACTGGCGGGATTGTTCGAGGTCACCGGTCCCGCAGGACAAGTTTCCATCGACTTCAACGCAGGGTACGGGTTTACCGCAATTATCGTGGCCTTTTTAGGCCGCTTGCACCCCATCGGTATTTTGTTTGCAGGACTGTTATTGGCCCTCACATTCATCGGCGGCGAGCTTGCTCAATTCATGCTCGGGCTTCCCTCCGCGTCTATCCAAGTGTTCCAAGGCATGTTGCTCATGACGCTTTTGGCAATGGATATCTTCGTTAACTACCGTGTGGTGTGGACATCTCGGGAGGTCGCGCAATGAACTTTGGTGGCATTGATCCCGTCATTCTTTTGGCCTCGCTCATGGTGGCCTCCACCCCAATTCTACTTGCCGCCCTTGGTGAAATGGTTGTTGAGAAATCTGGCGTTTTGAACCTCGGCGTTGAGGGCATGATGATCACCGGCGCGGTCTGTGGGTTCATCGCGTCTGTCGAGAGCGGATCACCCCTTGTCGGGTTTATCGCCGCTGCGGCCGGTGGCGCGCTTTTGGCCATGCTCTTTGCCCTTTTGACGCAAGTTTTTCAATCAACCCAAGTGCCAAGTGGTTTGGCACTCACTCTTGTCGGGGTCGGCTTGGCGTCTTTCCTTGGCCAGAACTACGTGGGCGTTAAATCCCCTCTTACAACCAAGATGCCCATCCCGTTGCTTGAGGATATTCCCGTTCTTGGTCCGATCCTGTTTCGCCATGACGCAATGGTTTACTTTAGCCTGTTCGCTGTGGTTGTCGTCTGGGCCGTGCTCAAATTCACGCGCGCGGGTCTGATCCTGCGTGCAGTTGGTGAAAACCATACCGCCGCCCACGCGCTTGGGTACAAAGTGCGTCGTGTTCGGGTTTTGGCCATCGGGTTCGGAGGCGCTATGGCGGGTCTGGGCGGCGCTTATATTTCTCTCATCCGCGTGCCGCAGTGGACCGATGGGATCACCGCAGGTATAGGGTGGATCGCCCTTGCCATCGTGGTTTTTGCCTCATGGAAAGCGCCACGCGTTTTAATCGGTGCCTACCTCTTTGGTGGGATCACAGTGCTGCAACTCAATCTTCAGGCGGCAGGGGCAAAGGTTCCTGTAGAGCTTCTTTCGATGTCGCCATTTTTGGCCACGATTGTGGTTCTTGTCGTCATTTCGGCACGCAGCAAAGGGGCCGCTGGCGGTCCCGCAATGCTTGGCCGGATTTTCCAAGCCCGCTAGGGCTACTTATCAACCGGGGCGCATGCCTCACAACACCTGGGAGAACGCATATGTTCAAAACACTCCTCGCCACCACCGCTTTGGCTCTTGGCCTTGCTGGCGCTGCTCTGGCAGACGACGAAAAAACCAAAGTGGGCTTTGTCTACGTGGGTCCCGTCAATGATGGCGGCTGGACACAAGGTCACGATCACGGCCGAAAAATGCTCGAAGAGCACTTTGGCGATACGGTCGAGACCGTCTTTGTTGAAAATGTTCCCGAAGGCCCAGACGCAGAACGCGTGATGACACAGATGGCGCTCACAGGCACTGACCTGATTTTCACCACATCGTTTGGCTTCATGGACCCGACCATCAACGTGGCTGAAAAATTCCCTGACGTGAAGTTCGAGCACGCAACGGGCTACAAAACTGCCGATAACGTTGGCACCTATTCCGCGCGCTTCTATGAGGGCCGCGCCATCCAAGGCCACATTGCGGGCAAAATGACCAAATCCAACATCGTGGGCTACATCGCATCCGTGCCAATCCCCGAAGTTGTCCGTGGCATCAACTCCGCCTACATCCACGCCCAAAAAGTGAACCCTGACGTTGAGTTCAAAGTTATCTGGATCTTTGAGTGGATGAACCCCGCCAAAGAAGCAGACGCGGCAAAGGCGTTGATCGAGCAAGGCGCGGACGTGATCTTGCAACACACCGACTCCACGGCCCCCCTTGCCGCAGCCCAAGAGGCAGGCGGCGTGATCGGTTTTGGTCAAGCTTCCGACATGTATGAGTACGCCCCATCGCCGCGCGTCTCCTCCATCATCGACAACTGGGCGCCCTACTACATCGCCCGCACCCAAGCCGTCATGGATGGCACATGGGAGAGCGCAATGACGTGGGACGGCATTTCCACAGGCATGGTTGGCATTGGTGAAATCACAGATGCAGTTCCCGCAGACGTGAAAGCCGAAGCCGAAGCCATGCGTGATGAAATCGCAGCGGGCACCTACCACCCGTTCACCGGCCCCCTCAACAAGCAAGACGGCACGCCGTGGCTTGCCGAGGGCGAAGTGGCGGATGACGGCACACTCGCAGGCATGTCCTTCTTTGTTGAAGGTCTCACTGGCGACATCCCACAGTAAACAATCAATACAGACTAACGAAAGGCCCGCCAAATTGGTGGGCCTTTTTGCATGGTGCGTCACGCTATGTTTCGGTGTCGCGTCTGATGGTGTCGCGAGGCATAGGCCACAACACATCTTGGTTTTAGAATTTATTGACACGGATCAAGGCTGTGACGACACGCCCATGCCAATGGTGGCGCAAACACGCAACCAGAGGAGTTATCTAATGAGCTGGGCCGAAAAGAACGAATCCATGCGCGATGCCTTGCGCAGCCTCAACAAAGCCAACCGCAACATCCCAAAAGGGTTCGGTGCGATGTCACAGGCCGCAATGGAAGGCGACCTGTTGGACGGCAAGACTAAGGAAATGGTGGCACTGTCCATCGCCATCGGTGTGCGGTGTGAACCCTGTGTCGGCTTTCACGTCGAAGCCTTAGCCAAACAAGGCGCATCACGCGAAGAGCTGGCCGAGATGCTAGCGATGTGTGTTCAGATGGGTGGCGGACCTGTGTTGATGTACGCCGCAAAGGCACTTGAAGCGTGGGACGAACTCACCGCCTAAGCCATGGCAAACGACCAAGATGCACGTATTATTGTGCGGCGTCTTGGTCTGATGCTTCCGCGATCTCACGCGAAACGCTACAGCTTTTGCGCGCCCCTTGTTGGCTGCACGCGATCGTCAATGATGGCTCTGCATCGGACACTGCCGCCACGGCGACATCAGCAAGCGGGTTCTGGGCGGGTATGTCCACGATATCCTCCGCCGCGCTTACCTCCGCCTCCTGTGTTGGGGTGACGCCCTCGCTAAGACGCCTAAATCGGGTTGGCATATGCGCCAAATAGGATTTCACCGGATACTGGGTGAGCGTTGCCTGAGGCCCGATGATCATCCTGCCTTGGATAACATAATCGGCGGATACGATCATAATCGCCCCAAGGCCAAACAAAAGACATGCAACAAGACGGCTCATACGATGCTCCTAAGACGACACACTCATTAAGTGTCATCGATCATCGTGGGGGCTCATGGCGAAACTTTGACCAATCTCGGGTAATTTCGCGGATTGCGCATCTGGGCATCGCCCGACTTGCCGCGCTGCCGCATGAGCGCTAATCTTGGCCGCGAATGAGCGAGGGGAGCTATCACATGCAGATTTGCCGCACAAAGGCAGAGGTCCGCGAGGCCGTACGTGGATATCGCAGGGCAGGTGAACACGTAGGGTTGGTCCCAACGATGGGGTATCTACACGATGGACATATGACGCTCGTGCGCACGGCCAAGGCCAAGTGCGACCGCGTTGTTGCAACGATCTTTGTCAACCCGACCCAGTTTGGCGACAGTGCCGATCTCGACGCCTATCCGCGTGACGAGGCGCGTGATTTTGCGCTGCTTGAGGCCGAGGGCGTGGATGCGGTGTTTTGCCCCGATGTCGATGAGATGTACCACCCGCTCAAACAAACCACGGTTGTGACAGAGCGGTTGGAACACATGCTGATGGGTGCATTGCGGCCTGATCACTACAAAGGCGTGTGCACAGTCGTCACCAAACTGTTCAACATTGTCGGCGCCGATGAGGCGTTTTTTGGCGAGAAAGACTATCAACAGCTTTTGGTTTTGCGCACGATGGCCCGTGATCTGGATATCCCCGTGGGCATCAACGGCGTGCCTACCGTGCGTGAGGTCGACGGATTGGCGATGTCGAGCCGCAATGTACGTCTCAGCGCTGAGGACCGCCAAGCCGCGTTGATCCTCAATAAGGCGTTGGCCTACGGCGATTACGAGGCCTCGGACGGGCGCACCGCCGCAGATCTCGAATCTTCGATCCGTACCTTTATCGAGAAAGAACCACGTGCCGAAATCGAAACCATCGATGTGCGTGACGCCGCAACGTTAGAGCCGATTGAGGGCCAGATTACCGCTCCTGCCGTCATTCTTCTCGCCGTGCGTTTCGGTGATGTGCTATTGATTGACCAACGCGTTGCCGACCCGAGCTAAGGAGCCAGACATGTCAGCCCAAAACGAAACGATCCGCCGCATCACCGTCCCGCAAATCCGCGACCGCAAAGGCGGCGAGCCGATTGTCTCGCTCACGTCCTATCACGCGCATACAGCGGCGATTGTCGACAAACACGCGGATTTCATCCTTGTGGGCGACAGCCTCGGCATGGTGATGCACGGTATGGAAAGCACGGTGGGTGTGCCGCTTGATCTGATGGTGATGCACGGGCGGGCCGTTGTGCGCGGCACCAAACGGGCGCTGATCGTCGTTGATATGCCATTTGGCAGCTATGAGGAAAGTCCCAACATGGCATTCCGCAATGCCGCGATGATCATGAAAGAAACCCAGTGTCAGGCGGTCAAACTTGAGGGTGGCGCACGCATGGCCGAAACGATCAAGTTTCTCGTGGAGCGCGGCATTCCCGTAATGGCCCACATCGGCCTGACGCCACAATCTACCAACGTCATGGGCGGGTTCAAAACCCAAGGCCGCGATGAGGACACATGGAACATGCACATCGCTGATGCCAAGGCCGTAGCCGAGGCCGGTGCCTTTGCCGTTGTGGTCGAAGGTGTCGTTGAACCGCTCGCCGATCAAATTACCGCCGCTGTGGACATTCCAACTATCGGCATTGGGGCGTCCAAGAATTGCGACGGACAGATTTTGGTGCTCGAAGATATGCTTGGCCTTAACCCGTGGGTGCCCAAGTTTGTCAAAAAATACGGCAACCTTGGTCCGGCAATTGAACAGGCCGTTGCGGAATATGCCGATGAGGTCAAATCACGCGCCTTCCCCGGTCCAGAAAACGTCTACAACAACAAATAAGCGCTCTGGCGTCACAGATCGAACAGTCTAGAGCCCGCGGCACGTATTCTAGACTGTTCGATCCCCCTTATGCGCGATTTCGCACAAAGACCCTCTGCATTCGCGTCTTTACGCGCCCCTACGCACGCCCCCATATGGTGTAAAGCAAAGGAGACGCACCATGACATTTCGCCCCGTTAAATCCGAAACCCTCGCCGAAGCGACCCTCGAGGGCGCAGGCGTTCATCTTTATCGCGCGTTCGGATTTCACAAGCCCCGCGAGTTTGATCCGTTCTTACTGTTTGATGACTTTCGCAATGACGACCCCGCAAAGTTCGAAAAGGGCTTTCCGTGGCACCCGCATCGCGGAATCGAGACAATAACCTATGTGCTTGACGGCGAAGTTGAACACGGTGACAGCCTTGGCAATCGCGGCGTCTTGGGCGCAGGCTCGGTGCAATGGATGACCGCAGGGTCCGGCATCATGCACCAAGAGATGCCGCGTGGAAACGCACAGGGCCAGATGCACGGGTTCCAATTGTGGGCCAACCTGCCCTCCTCGCTCAAGATGACCGATCCGCGCTATCAAGACATCCAAGGCAGCGACATTCCCGTTATCATTGACGATGACGGCACAGCGGTCAAAATCGTCACAGGCAACTTTTGGGGCAAACGCGGCCCTGTCGACGGTATCGCCGCCGATCCGCTGTACCTCGACGTGAGTGTGCCGCCCAATACGACAAAACGCCTACCCGTTGAAACCTACGCCAATACATTCGCCTATGTGTTCGCGGGCGCGGGCACGTTTCGCGATGCCTCTACACCCTACGGCGTGCGGGTCGAAAAAGAGATCGCGGGCGAAGAGATCAACATTCGCGACATGTCGGGCAACCGCACCTTGGTCAACTTTGATACGGGCGACGAAGTGGTGGTGCGCTCTGGCCCCGAGGGCGTGCGGTTCTTGCTTATTTCCGGTCAGCCGATCAAAGAACCTGTGGCATGGCACGGACCAATCGTGATGAATACGCGCGCTGAATTGCAGCAAGCGATGCAGGATCTCAACAACGGGACATTCATTCGCGATCAACGCGACTGAGTGCAAACGCTTTAGATCATGTCGGGCACCACCATATCAGGTGGTCGGTGCCCGTCCGCAAACGCATAGATGTTGAGCAACACTTTTTCGCCCATCTCGATGCGCCCCTCAACTGTCGCCGATCCCATATGCGGAAGTAAAACAACGTTCGGCAACTCGCGCAATCGCGGATTGACCTGACTGCCATGCTCGAACACATCTAGCCCCGCACCAGCGATCTCTTCGCGCCTCAGCGCACGTGTTAGGGCGTTTTCATCAATCACTTCGCCACGTGAGGTATTCACAATCACGGACGTCGGCTTCATCAACTTTAGACGGCGCTCGTTGATCAAATGAAACGTTGCGGGAGTGTGCGGACAGTTGATCGAAAGCACATCAACGTTAGCAAGCATCTGGTCCAAACTGTCCCACCACTGCGCACTATTCTCCTTTTCCGTGGACGGATGAAGGCGCGTGCGGTTGTGATAGTGAACAGACATTCCAAACGCTGTCGCGCGCCGCGCAAGCGCTCGCCCGATTCGACCCATGCCTAATATGCCCAACGCCTTGCCGCCGATCCGCTGCCCCATAAATGCCGTGGGGGCCCATCCCTCCCACGCACCAGATTGCATAAACTTGAGACCTTCGGGCATCCGACGCGTGACGGCCAAGACTAAACCAATAGCCATATCCGCAGTATCTTCGGTCATAACGCCCGGGGTGTTAGACACAAGCACGCCACGCTTATGCGCGCCCACAACGTCAATGTGGTCAACTCCCGCGCCGTAATTGGCGATAAGCTTTAAACGGCCGCCTGCGGCATCAAGCATCTCGGCGTCTATTTTGTCGGTGACACACGGCACGATCACATCCGCCTCACGCATCGCGTCGATCAACTGATCTCGCGATAGCTTTTCATCGGCAGCGCTCAAACGGACATCGAACAACTCACCCATCCGCGCCTCGACCGCATCGGGCAGTCGGCGTGTCACAAAGACTTTTGGACGATTGTCTGACATGTTGCACCTCCATGGTGCGCACGTTTGGGCACCGTTACCTGATCCCATTGTGCAAACAGCATTGCATATGGGCAAGGGGTATCCGATAAGAACACTGCGCAAAGAGACGCGACAAGCGGACGTTTGCCCGTTATTTTGATATGTATTTCGAGGCCATGAGGGTGAACATGCAGGCAGTATATTCGGCAACTGCTCCGCAAACGGCGCGGCAATTGCGCCACACACCTTGGCGTTCGGCCCGCACCGCGATCGTTTACACCTTGTGCGCCGCCCTGATCACCTTGACGCATATCGGAGCGGCCTTTGCACAAGAGACGCCGAGCGGCCTACCAGCCAGTCAAGACGAGGTTGCGAAACCTCAAGCGAGCCCGACCGTCACGGCCGCCCCTACGGCACCCCTTTCTGATCGCGGAACGGTCACAAACTTGCCCTTACCACGGTTCGTCTCGCTCAAGGCCAACACGGCCAACTTGCGGCGCGGACCATCACTTAGCCACCGTATCGATTGGGTATTTAAGCAGCGCGGCTACCCGTTTGAGGTCATCGCAGAATACGGTCACTGGCGGCGTGTGCGTGACAATGAGGACGCAACAGGGTGGATCCACTACACCCTCATTTCCGGTGTGCGCACGGCCATTGTGACCGATGAAACGGTTGACCTCTACAAAAAGCCCGACACCTCAAGCCGCCTGAATGCGCAAGCAGAAAAAGGTGTAATCCTACGCTTGCTAGAGTGCAATATTTCGTGGTGCGAGGCGAGCGCAGATGGATACAAAGGCTGGGTGCTCAAGTCAGGCCTTTGGGGCGTTTATGGTGATGAAGTACTAGAATAGTGCCGTTTGCGCGTCGTTTTCCACCGTAGAACCCGAATATCCCGCCCACATAGAGATCCGATTAGAGTTGAATTGACTGCTTAAAAGGCGCGACACTGTAGATGATGACAGACAGTCGATTAAACCTATCTGCGGGGTTTGCCTCCGTAAGTGTCGCCATGATTTTGGTGATCGCCAAGCTTTGGGCCTTGTCGCAAACCGGCGCGCTTTCGATCGGGGCGTCATTGGCCGATAGCGCCATGGACCTGATGATGGCCTTGGGTGGTTTGATGGCAATCTACTATGCCGCGCGCCCACCCGATGAGGATCACCGTTTCGGACATACATCCGCCGAAGATTTGGCAGCCCTCGGGCAATCAACCTTTATCTTGCTGTCGAGCGGCGTCATCGCGGTGTCGGCCCTGCGCAGGTTGCTATCCCCCGCCCCTGTACTTGTTGGTCAAGAAACCGCAGGTGTCGCCGTGATGGTTTTGTCCATCATCCTCACTGTCTGTCTTGTGTTGTGGCAACGCCGTGTCGCTCAGACCACAGGATCAAAGGTCGTCGCTGCCGATAGTTTGCACTACCTTGGCGACCTTGTGCCAAATATTGGCGCGATCATTGCCCTCATGGCCTCGGCAGCATTCGGCCTCACCATGATCGATAGTGTTGTGGCCTTAGCGGCGGCCGCGATGCTTGCGTTGGGCGGCCTTCGCATTGGCAAGAGCGCATGGGACGCCCTCATGGATCGCTCCGCCCCACAAGACATTGTAGACAATATCGCACGCATCGCGCGTAATTTTGACGGCGTTGACGATTTCCACGACCTCAAAACGCGCATGGCGGGATCAAAACCGTTCATCCATGTCCATATCGAAGTGAACGGCGATCAAACACTGCGTGAGGCCCACGCGATTTCAGCGGGTCTAAAAAGCGCCATTCTCGACGTTTACCCGCGTGCCGATGTGATCATCCACAAAGACGTTTCAGGCGAGGCCGATTAATCCGCCTCGCCCGCGTCGAATCCTTTAAACCTCGACCAAACCACGCCCCTTAAGTAAGGCCTCAACTCCCGGCATCCGCCCGCGAAACGCGGTGTAAAGCGCAACAGGGTCGCGAGATCCACCGCGCGACAATATGTTGTCTTCGAGACTTTTCGCGGTCGCCACGTCAAATGCACCATTCTCCTCGAACGCCTCAAACGCATCGGCATCCATCACTTCCGACCACATGTAGCTGTAATATCCGGACGCATATCCATCACCGGAAAACACATGTGCGAAATGCGGTGTGGCATGGCGCATCGTGATCGCACGCGGCATCCCGATCCGCTCAAGTGTTTCGGCCTGTGAGTGCATCGGGTCCGCAGGGGACGCTCCATCATGGAAATCGAGATCGACAAGCGCCGATGAGACATATTCGACCGTGGCGAACCCCTGATCATAGGTCTGCGCCGCAAGCAAACGTTTCAGCATATCCGCAGGCATCGCCTCGCCTGTCTCGGCGTGGGTTGCAAACTCTTCGAGGAGGGCGGGAACTTCCAACCAATGCTCATAAAGTTGGGAGGGGAGTTCAACGAAATCACGCGCAACGGACGTGCCCGAAATAGACTCGTATGTCACATTGGACAGCATCTGATGAAGGGCATGACCAAACTCATGGAACAAGGTGCGCGCATCATCATAAGAAAGCAAATTCGGCTTTCCTTGTGCTGCTTTAGCAAAATTGCACACATTCACAACAATTGGCGCAACGTCTCCACCTAGTTTTTTCTGGCTTCGCATTGCCGAACACCACGCGCCCGACCGCTTTGATCCCCGTGCAAAATAGTCACCTATGAACACGGCGACATGGCGCCCCTCACGCGTCACATTCCACGCTCTGACATCCGCGTGGTACAGTGGGATATCAAGTGGTTCAAACTCCAATCCGAACAAACGCGTAGCACAGGTAAAAGAGGCCTCAATCATACGGTCAAGTTGCAGGTAAGGCTTTAACTCCGCTTCATCCAGATCGTGTTCGGCCTTGCGCCGGATCTGCGCATAGTACCGCCAATCCCATGGCTCTAGTGGCCCCTCAAACCCGTCCGCGCGCAGCATGGCCTCAAGTAGCGCACCATCGCGCAGTGCGGCCCGTTTGGCCGG encodes:
- a CDS encoding M3 family metallopeptidase, with protein sequence MTNPLLTSWNTPFDVPPFAQIDDSHFQPAFDAAIAEGRDAIRAIADNPEPASFVNTIEAMELAEEALGRVLGVFYNLAGADSNDARQELQRVFSPALAAYSTEITQNAALFARIDALWSARGDLDLNEEQARVLMLTRRSFVRSGALLQGDDKVRMAEISSRLATLGTEFTQRLLADEGAWFLELSEADLDGLPAFVIDAARSAGEEKGVSGPCLTTSRSLISPFFEFSPRRDLREKAFHAWTSRGARGGKNDTRAIADETLKLRAERAALLGYDSFAAYKLETEMAKTPDAVRGLLMEVWEPAKRAALRDGALLEAMLRADGFEGPLEPWDWRYYAQIRRKAEHDLDEAELKPYLQLDRMIEASFTCATRLFGLEFEPLDIPLYHADVRAWNVTREGRHVAVFIGDYFARGSKRSGAWCSAMRSQKKLGGDVAPIVVNVCNFAKAAQGKPNLLSYDDARTLFHEFGHALHQMLSNVTYESISGTSVARDFVELPSQLYEHWLEVPALLEEFATHAETGEAMPADMLKRLLAAQTYDQGFATVEYVSSALVDLDFHDGASPADPMHSQAETLERIGMPRAITMRHATPHFAHVFSGDGYASGYYSYMWSEVMDADAFEAFEENGAFDVATAKSLEDNILSRGGSRDPVALYTAFRGRMPGVEALLKGRGLVEV